From Gossypium raimondii isolate GPD5lz chromosome 11, ASM2569854v1, whole genome shotgun sequence:
CTGGATTGCTTATTGACGAGTATAGTGATGATGTTGCTAATGTTGCTTTACGGTTTTATGAAGTATGTTTTCTTTTTCGGAACTTTCATTTCATGCTTGTTATTTTTGTCCTCCCCCCCCTCAATATTTTAagctatttttatatttactgtGAAGGTTGGCCTTGAACGGAATTTCACTAAGGGACGCAGATCAGAGCTAGTACAGGCTGCATGTCTTTATCTTGCCTGTCGGTGAGgaatttcttctttcttaaaCTTGTAATGTGGTTACATGGAAATACTATTGCCTGAATTCGAACATGGTCTATTGTCTTAAACTTAAATGTGATGATTCAGCTGTTTATATCTCAGTTTACTAAACAAACATGTAGACGTCTACTGATTATGTGCATAAGCActtgctaaaataaaatttcactcATGTAACTTACAAATGCATATTTTCACTAAAATATAGGGTCATGCAGATGGTAGTAACTTCTACTACTTCAAACCTCTCGTTCTCATTTGTAAAATAACAAGCGGGATTCTTTACCTtctatccttttatttatgGGAAGTATCTGatcttttttcctttcaaatcttttttgaaatttgtgcAGTATTGGCTACTTTTTCTTCTGCAAAACACAATAAGCTGTGACTCTTTACTTCATCTTCTCGTATATGTTTTTTGGTCATGGATTTTGCTTGAGTTTGGCTTAGGAAAAGGCGGGTAATACTgtaattgttaaagatttttttgTTGACTAGGATTTTCAAGAACGAGGGTAAGAGTCTTgtattttagggtttgatattGGTCAAACAGATGTGTTTGTGGCTGGGGTTGGAATGCAGAAAGAATATTGCTGGTCTggaattgagaaagaaaatattGGATGGGATCTCTTTCAGCTAGTGGTCCACTAGTTGAAAAAAACACAAAAGGTTCATGCTGTGCTCGTAAGAGccatattaaatattcaaattagcTCTATACTTTCTTGAAAATTAGATCATTGCAGAGATACACAAATCAGTCAGTGAATGAAAGAGTCAGGATAGGGAACTGTAGAGGGAGAGGAAGAGAGAAAGAGGGAGAGCTATCATGAGCGACAtgattctttttgtttcttcttcaatttaGGGTTGAATTGTTTACCctcctttttatcacttttttgtttctttttgttctttgaaCTGTTGAACTATTTCCCTCCTCAACCATATAATTTTTGGCAGGCAAAAGGGAAAGCCATTCCTTCTTATTGATTTTTCACATTATTTACATGTAAATGTGTAAGCAATTTTCCCCCTTTCTACCccttttaaacaaatttaacttgCTCGATAATTCTTTATCTCTCTGTTTCTGCGTGATGAGGTTTTTTTTTGACAGATGTTCTGTTGTTTCTTCTTCAGTTATGAGCTTGGCTCTGTATATCTGCAACTTTGCTATGTGCTGTACCTTGCTGACTCAAAGGATCTTCCGAAACTAATTgatccttcaatttttattcataaatttacaAATGGTAAGTTGCTTAATCAATTTCTGTACCTTGAGATTTTTTAGTTGATCGCATGCTCCCAGTGTTTGTGCATTGAACTTAGACATGCATAATAGACATGCATAATAACCAATATACTTTGCAGCTTTGATTCCAGAAGGAAATGATGAAGTTGTTAAAACTGCACGGGACATTTTAGCTAGCATGAAACGGGACTGGATGCAGGTGTGATTTTATTCAAAAGTACTTTATTTTGATTCTGTGTATTATCTAGGTAATTTTTGGAGTTAAAATCTTACTGTAACACAAATTAACAGACAGGGCGGAAACCCAGTGGATTATGTGGTGCAGCACTGTACATTTCTGCACTTTCACATGGTCTGAAGTTTTCTAAGTCAAAGATTGTAAGTTATAGTTCAtacctttttgttttttgccTTCTTTAATAATCATATGTTGTTGTTCCTTTTGCTTGAAAATCTAtaagtttttactttttatttatactatttGGTTGACAGGCtttgcaattttaattttatgataggGGCTTGAAATTCAGTAGATGTTTTAACTTCCAACCATGTCATGATTGTTCTCATACACATTCTAAATAAGGTCCTAACTCATATTAGGTGGTTTTGGATTAGGTTCATGTCTTGGCCTAAGCTAGAGTAGGGATTGTTTTAGATGCCTCACTGCCCTGTCTAAGACCCCCTCTACAATTTTCATTGTAGTAATATGCACATGTccatgttgttattattattatttattttttattctttttccgTAAAGTAAACTTTAGCATCATGGTACTAAAAGGTGGAGGCATAAAATAACTGAAGTTTAATacgataaaaatgaaaaagcaaaagtaaaataaatccaCGACAGCCTTAAGCCATAACAATACTGGATAGCTTGATATTACCATTTAGCATCTGCTAGataatgaatttttgttttttcagtttaatttatttcattatacttatttatttatgcttgtgggcagtttaattttttgtttttccaatTTCTTCTTTACTTAGATTCATGTTGATTCTTGTTTTTCCCCCCTTTTGCTTATTATACTCTCTCTCTCTTAAATTGTTCGGTTAATTAAGGTCTGTTTATCAGATAGAGGTTGTTCACATTTGTGAAGCAACATTGTCAAAGCGGTTGATTGAATTTGAGAATACCAACTCTGGAGCCTTAACGGTATGCATTTTTTTACTTGTGCATGGTAAAATAGAACTACATTGTGCTAGGAAATTGGTAATGGAATAAGATTGTAAATTAGAAACTATGGAATGAAGAACCATATTCAACTGATGCTTACagtagtttgaaatttttttccccttttgaTGTTGATATGACTTTCTATCTGCATATGGTCCTAAGTAGAGCATGATGGCATAATCCGATCTATAAGGCTTGCAGTATCTTGGGCGAAAAAAgctttgttgttgttgtaattGTAACTTGTGTCAgtacaattatttttttcttatgctAGAATTTGATTGTTAAATCTTTACTATTATTACTGTTGATGTTACTTTTGTTCACACTACAGAGTATCTAactaattttatgaaaaaattgatGCCAATTTTTCATCATTACCTCAGGTGTCATGTTGAATTTGTTGTATTCCACATCTTGTTACTTTTCCTCCTTCGTATTTCTTGAAAATACCTCCTTTGTTTTGAACTTGTGACCAGATGGAGGAATTTACGGAAAAGGAGAGGGAGCTTCGAACTAGTTCATTAACTGAAAAACAGCCAAATATTGGGTCAAAAGAAACCAGCTTAGATGAAGTGCTATGTAGGCATGTGGGGAGAAAACCTTTTGCCTATGGACTTTGTAATGAATGTTATGAAGAGGTGGCACCCATGTTTTTTTTGTACCTTTTTATATTCTTTGACCCACTACAATTGTACTACTGGAAACTGTTTTATCATTGAAGCTGAAGTTCATGCTGTTACTGGCTCGTGCAGTTCATGAAGGTTTCAGGAGGGATTGATGGAGGGTCAGATCCACCTGCATTCCAACGGGCTGAGAAAGAGAGAATGGCAAAATTATCTATTGaggaaaataataaagtaagttCTGTAATTATACCTTTTTAAAGGCTTAAGGACAGTGAATGTTGAGAATCTGAATTGTAGACACTTCATATATTTTGGATTGCAAGATTCACATCATGGGCATGCAAAAAGGTTATTCTCTCACAATGCCCCCTCCCCCCCTCATGTGCTAACTGATCTCTTAATGTGCTGTCATTCTTTTCAGTTTAAACACTTAATggtaaagaatttatttattgttatgtTGATTAACTATGACAGACTGAACTCTCAAAATCTTGTCACAGGACGCTTGAGTCCTTTCTTctcttggatttttttttacctttatttATCATAAGGTTATCTTCTGGATTGTGAGATTCATGTGAGCATGCAGAATTATTCTCTCCTCCGTCCTCATGTGCCAACTGATCTCATAATTTGGTGCTGTCttctttttagtttaaaaaCTTAGTAATGAAGACTTTATTAATTGTTCTGTTGCTTAATTATGAGAGATTAACCTCTCTCAAATTTTTGTGACAGGACACTTgaatctttttattatttattatgagGTTATCTTCTGCATAGTTTTAACTTTCATTCTTTAGCACGATATTTCATTGTTGTGGTTGTTTTTGATAACCCAGAGCATATCTAGCAGCACGTTTGCAAGTGGATCTGAAATACCTGAAAATAGTGGTAAGTTTTATTATCATGAGTAATCATGCATGACATGGTTTAATAATTGGACTTTTTTATCTAAATGCCCTAGATCTTTTATTAGAAAAGGTATTTTTCAGGGTTTTTAGAGGATGCAACTAACAAGGCAGCCATTCGTGAGGGTGACAATGATAAGTTACCTGGAGTTGATGATAGTGATGATGGATCGGATAACTTTTCTGATATTGATGATATTGAGGTGCAGAATAAGTCTGCTTTCTTGTATTTTGACATTGCATTGTCCATAGGAACTTTAACAAACAAAAGTACTTCATACTCTACCCAAGTGCTAAACTAACTACATTGGTTATATTTCCTAGTCTAATGGAATATTGTTTTAAGATGTATATAGAATTATGTAAATTACATCAAGTTTCTTGAGCTTTGACTAGCTTAACTGTTTTGCTTCTTTTACTTGCATATCATCTTTTTTCCTTGCATTCATAAACCATCTAAGATGCTCTACACTTGATTTGAAGTCAACTGGGCTTAAATTCAGCTTTGATCACTGCTACCAAAGTAATCCTGAACGTTTGGGTGGTTGTCTGTCTTATGCAATCAGCACCGCTATTGTTATAGTTTCTTCTGAGCTACTCTGGGTCTAAATAATGGTTGATCTGTAAAGTTGAGTCTTCAGAATACAAAATTGTCAATTtgaaagggaaaaatgttcaagaacTGACTACAATTTACCTAAACTAAGTTTATTGTTTAGGTCTACTCTCAGTTTATTGTTCAGGTCTACTCTTCAGTATTTAGAGTTTGGTTCTTCATAACTTTCTTAGGAGGTGAGTTTGGTTGGTCTGGTACAGAATCAACCATCCTGAGATCTAGTCATATAAATAGCCTTCAGTGTACACCTTTTCTCAACAATATTTTCATGCCTTTTAAACTGTTATGTCTTTAttaatgcatgcatgcatttatGTATACGTGCattaaattttatcttcttaCTTTGACGTCATTTTCTTATCACTCTTGGGAACTACTCATTATTACATTTTCAGGTTGATGGTTACCTTCACAATGAGGAGGAGAAGCATTTCAAAAAGATCATTTGGGAAGAAATGAACCGGGAATATGTTGAGGTGATTTGAACCATGACTTTGTTAAGTACAACATTATTTTGGCCTCCTCTACTCTAATCTCACAGATTAAATGCAATATTCATGCATTGGCATGTGCTCAAGTAAGGGCATTGGAAAAGCATTTTGTATCTTTCTAGTTAAAAACATACATAAGAGGATGATTTCTCCTTGAAGAACAATTCAGATATATTTGACTATTGAAAAGACGGACTTTTAGATGGTTTTTCTCATACTTTTGGTCAAATTGAGCCCTGAATCTGTGAAAttgtttgatataatttatttgagtcTCAGTGCATTTGTGTATTAGAAGGTAAATGGAAAATGCAACTCGACTTTCctttcatgaatttattgaataaataaataaacctagCTAGTTACAGGAACTTAATCATACTGCAATCTTTGCAGGAACAAGCAGCCAAGGAAGCAGCTGCAGCAGCAGCTAAGGAGGCTTGCATGGCCAACTATGATAAATGCCCAGAGGATCTCCAAGCTGCACAGAAGCTTGCTGCAGATGTTGCAGAACTAGTGGCAAAATCTAGAAAGGTGATTCTTGAATATCAAGAAAAATTGGAAGTTTCCTGATTTCTGAAAATTATATCAAGAGAAATGCAAGCCACCTCTTGTACTTTATTACTTATTGTTAAGATAGTCATGGAAGGCAATATCTAAAAGGCTAAAATGAAAATGCAAAACAAACTATAAATGGTACCACACGTAATAGCTGGATTGCATGCACTTAATTCTTGATCTCTATTTCAGCTGACTTTTGCCACTTTGGCTTGATGCAAAGtttgtctttcttttttaattatgagCATTGTTCTAAGCTTAGCAATTAGCATGTTGCAAG
This genomic window contains:
- the LOC105803599 gene encoding uncharacterized protein LOC105803599 isoform X3; the encoded protein is MVYCNNCSRNVTGERVDDGLLSCTFCGKVLEDCIFATEPQFVKDSSGQSKLSGNFVKSTQSISDSRQHTIAKALDGIRSLKTGLLIDEYSDDVANVALRFYEVGLERNFTKGRRSELVQAACLYLACRYELGSVYLQLCYVLYLADSKDLPKLIDPSIFIHKFTNALIPEGNDEVVKTARDILASMKRDWMQTGRKPSGLCGAALYISALSHGLKFSKSKIIEVVHICEATLSKRLIEFENTNSGALTMEEFTEKERELRTSSLTEKQPNIGSKETSLDEVLCRHVGRKPFAYGLCNECYEEFMKVSGGIDGGSDPPAFQRAEKERMAKLSIEENNKSISSSTFASGSEIPENSGFLEDATNKAAIREGDNDKLPGVDDSDDGSDNFSDIDDIEVDGYLHNEEEKHFKKIIWEEMNREYVEEQAAKEAAAAAAKEACMANYDKCPEDLQAAQKLAADVAELVAKSRKERQQKRAAEEKDAGPAQTAAEATRRMLVRKRLSSKINYDALEKLFDDPVTEKPKKQRIESNSDEKEEKASKIGKEGDLEDEYNDNDDDGYGGIFYGDTEYEYEDNYDYDGY
- the LOC105803599 gene encoding uncharacterized protein LOC105803599 isoform X1, translating into MVYCNNCSRNVTGERVDDGLLSCTFCGKVLEDCIFATEPQFVKDSSGQSKLSGNFVKSTQSISDSRQHTIAKALDGIRSLKTGLLIDEYSDDVANVALRFYEVGLERNFTKGRRSELVQAACLYLACRQKGKPFLLIDFSHYLHMFCCFFFSYELGSVYLQLCYVLYLADSKDLPKLIDPSIFIHKFTNALIPEGNDEVVKTARDILASMKRDWMQTGRKPSGLCGAALYISALSHGLKFSKSKIIEVVHICEATLSKRLIEFENTNSGALTMEEFTEKERELRTSSLTEKQPNIGSKETSLDEVLCRHVGRKPFAYGLCNECYEEFMKVSGGIDGGSDPPAFQRAEKERMAKLSIEENNKSISSSTFASGSEIPENSGFLEDATNKAAIREGDNDKLPGVDDSDDGSDNFSDIDDIEVDGYLHNEEEKHFKKIIWEEMNREYVEEQAAKEAAAAAAKEACMANYDKCPEDLQAAQKLAADVAELVAKSRKERQQKRAAEEKDAGPAQTAAEATRRMLVRKRLSSKINYDALEKLFDDPVTEKPKKQRIESNSDEKEEKASKIGKEGDLEDEYNDNDDDGYGGIFYGDTEYEYEDNYDYDGY
- the LOC105803599 gene encoding uncharacterized protein LOC105803599 isoform X2 — its product is MVYCNNCSRNVTGERVDDGLLSCTFCGKVLEDCIFATEPQFVKDSSGQSKLSGNFVKSTQSISDSRQHTIAKALDGIRSLKTGLLIDEYSDDVANVALRFYEVGLERNFTKGRRSELVQAACLYLACRQKGKPFLLIDFSHYLHVNVYELGSVYLQLCYVLYLADSKDLPKLIDPSIFIHKFTNALIPEGNDEVVKTARDILASMKRDWMQTGRKPSGLCGAALYISALSHGLKFSKSKIIEVVHICEATLSKRLIEFENTNSGALTMEEFTEKERELRTSSLTEKQPNIGSKETSLDEVLCRHVGRKPFAYGLCNECYEEFMKVSGGIDGGSDPPAFQRAEKERMAKLSIEENNKSISSSTFASGSEIPENSGFLEDATNKAAIREGDNDKLPGVDDSDDGSDNFSDIDDIEVDGYLHNEEEKHFKKIIWEEMNREYVEEQAAKEAAAAAAKEACMANYDKCPEDLQAAQKLAADVAELVAKSRKERQQKRAAEEKDAGPAQTAAEATRRMLVRKRLSSKINYDALEKLFDDPVTEKPKKQRIESNSDEKEEKASKIGKEGDLEDEYNDNDDDGYGGIFYGDTEYEYEDNYDYDGY